The window CTGAGAGCGGTCAGCTTCAGACGAAGAAAGTCGGTGGGCAAGTGCGCATCTGGTGGCAACCACTGGGCGAAGAGAAGCCCAAACAATCGGACGACCAAAGTCAAGCAATTCCCGAACTCACCGACGAACACGTCCTCGAATTAGAGTTTCACTCTGAACAACTCGGTGAGGCGGTTCTCGAAGCTGGAGGCTCTGACGTCCAGATTAGCGTTGACGGGGTTGTCTTCCGTGACGACGGAACCCAACTCCAGTATTGGACGATAACCGATATCAACGTGAACACGTTCGTCGATCTAATCACCGACCGCCCGACGGTCCTCGAAACACGGCTTCTCAGTACCGTAGAGGATACGTTTCGAATGGAACTCCTCGCTACCTCAGACTCATTGTTTGCCGCATTCGACGCATTCGATGGCCGGATGGCGGAAGTGTCTCTCAACGAGAAGACGATACAAATCAGCGGGGAGTTCCCAACCACTGTCGACGTGGATGCAGTCATCGAGGCTGTTCAAGACGTGTATCCGGATTTGGAACTGACCGGTCAGCGTCTCGTCTACACGCCTCGATTGTTTCGAACCGTCGTCGAAGACCGCTTGACCGACCGCCAGTGGATGGCACTCCGAATCGCATACTATGCCGGATACTTCAACCGCCAACGGGCCAGTACCGGAGACGAATTAGCGGACCGCATGGGTGTTTCCCGCCAGACGTTCCATCAGCACCTTCGTGCAGGGGAGTATCTTGTCTTTCAGATCCTTATGGAAGGGTTCAATGACGAAGAAGAAGAAATGCACATTGACGGCACGACTGAGACTGACTAGTAAGAGACCGAACTTACCTCTCGTCCTCCCTTCTCCTCTATTGATGCGAAAAAACCAGCCAATTCATAACGACGCGAATACCGTCGGTTCCGATCCCTGGGTAGCGGATAAAGTTGGATACGACCCGCAGACCAAATCGTATCATACCCGCCACGATTGGGAGAGCGACGAACCTATCTCCCTGACTGTGGTTAGGACGATTGCCGTTGCAGCCGGATCCTCGCCCGAGACCATGGAACCGCTCTACTCTGTGATTAACCCCGACGAACTCGAGGCTCTTCTTTCGTCTGCTGGAGAGACAGATATCGAAGTTCAATTCACGTATGATCGCTGGCCAGTCACTGTCTCCAACAGTGGAGACATAATAGTCCACGAACCGATATAACCCCCGAGAACACGCTGTGGTTCTATGTATACGTGTTTCGTGAATCTTCGTTATCCACGGCGGGGTTCTACCCGATATATACCAAACACAATATAGCTAGCATATTTTACCAGTAGTATGACTATTGTGCTAAATTGAATACTTGGTTCTCCGACGTGATCGGTCCGGACGGCTATGTCATGGTCCGTTCTCCGGTCAACTGACACCAACGGTGAACGAAGTTCCAATAGAGAGGAACTGGTGTTCGGTATTCCATGTTCACGGAAGAAGACAAGATGTTTATCTCACTACTTGGTGGTACCACTCATACATGGACCGGCGTCGATTCCTTACAGTAGCAGGTAGTGTATCAGGCAGCATAGTCTCGGGATGTGTCAGCTCCAGTCAATCTGACGGTGCATCCACGACAACCGGAGCTAAGGAGTCTCTTGAGGGAACGCTGACGGTTGCAACGTACGAGAATTTCGTCGACGCCCCCTCAAGCAGTCCAAGTCCCTGGATAAAAAACGCATTCGAGAAGCAGTATCCAGACGTCACCCTCAAGTGGACAGCACCAAAGAACGCATTCAACCACTACGTCCAACGACGCCAACAGAACGCCGAAATCGACGCCGACGTGTACATCGGCCTCAAAGTTCCGGATCTCGTTCGGATCAACCAGAAGTTATCGAAACCCCTGTTCGATCCCGTTGAAACCAGTCGATTATCGAACTACGACCACATCAAGTCGGGGTACGAGTTTACGCCTGACGACCGCGTCCTCCCCGCATTCACGGGGTATCAAAGCTTCGTCTACAACGGCTACGAGATAGACGCTCCCAAGACGCTGGAAGCACTAACTGAACCCGAGTACCAGGGGGCGCTCACCGTACAAAACGCCCAAACCGACAACACGGGCCTGTATTTCTTACTGTGGACCATCAAGGAAATGGGTGAAGACGGCTACCGCGACTACTGGCGGGACCTCCTCGAGAACGATGTTCAAATCCTCGAATCGTGGGGAGAAGTGTATACGGCCTTCACGTCAGGTGAGACGAACATCATCACCTCGTTCTCGAACGACCAAGTATATGCAAAACGCGCCGGGCAAGACCTCACAAAACACCAAGTCGCGCTCCCTGGCGGGCACGGATACACGTTCATAAGTGGTATGGGGAAATTCGCGACGAGTGAACAGTCGGCGTTAGCCACCGCGTTCATGGACTTCATGTTGACGCCGACTGCACAGGGTAAGCTTGCAGAGCTCAACGTCTCGTTCCCGATTACCGACCATGCCGACGTTCCAACCGTCTTTGACGAGTACGCAAAAAAGCCATCAGAGCCGCTGCGGTACACCTACGACGAGTTAGACGAGAATCTCGACACCTGGCAAGACGAGTGGGCGCGATTCGTTGTGAACCACTAGAGTGCGTTAGTCGCGAGTCCCACGTGCCTCCCGACCGAGTTCGTCTTCGACGGCGTCCATCTTCTCACAGGCTTTCATCTCTTTCGTCCGTAAGTCGTCGATCTGAACGAGCGTGCTGACTCGGTCTCCGGGAACGGCCTCGTGTGCAGCGCCAATCGCTGCGAGCAGTTCATCGACAGTATCAGCCTCGACGACAGTCGCCATCGAATTCGTTCGATAATCGACGTCGTACTCTTCAATCGTCTTGATGGCCGTTACAACCTCTTCCGTAATGTCGTCTTCCGTAATTGGCGTGACGCGGAACATCCCGAATACGGTCATACACCTACCTGCAGCCTCTCCCAACTGAAGCAATTGTCGGTTTTACAACCCAGTAATTATTCGGGAGTGGTGACCAACGCGACTGACGTTATCGGGGGTCGTTAGCTCTCAAACGGACCTCAGGGCATTATACTACATCCACATCAGCCAAGTGATGTAACTATACCTGCTAACCAACGCTTTGATACCAAGTCCCAATTCTGTTGGTTAGCTCGGTTGGGGCTTCTTACACCACTACCCGGAAGCAACTCCGGAGTTGGAGGAGTATCGAACACGAGTTGATGCCAAATAAACCGAGGTGACACTGCGATTTGACTTCACTGAGCTCGCCAGGGGCTGTGAGAAATATAAGAATCGCGTTATCTATCTCGGTCATGCCGGGAAATCGTGGCCGCCTCTTGTACCTGATCTCTCGGATGTATCTTTATAACCCATGAACATCTCCTTTTGCAAGAACAGATTAGGTGTTAATTTAGTAATACAGGTGATTGCAGGACAAATATTGCATCGATTTAAGTATCCACTATTAAAATCTGGACTGTCCTGCATAATCATGCTGTATGACCGCAGGAGAAAGTGAATTCAAAGCATGGCACGCACTATATCACCGTTAAAGCAGTTGCATCGTCTCTTTCCAAACCCCCACACTCTCGGTCCCGGTTGCTGCTCAGTCGAGCGTTGGAGGTGTGTACTGTGGAACAGGTGTTGAGACAGGAATTGATCTTATCTTCGGCACTGTCTAGATAGCGCGGTTTGAGAAGTGAGCAGGTTGTAGCGGTTGTGTCCATGCAAGCCGCAAACCTGCTCAAAAAGAGCTTAGACACCACTACTCTTGAATGTTGCCAGCGCGAGCGGACGGCGACGCCCGTCAGGGCGTTCGCCGTCCGGCTCCACGCTGCCGGTCTTTCACTTCGAGAAACAGCAGCAATTCTCGGCTTGTTCGGCGTGGAATGGTCGCATGGAGCGGTTTGGCAGTGGGTACATCGGCTAGCTGACAGCGTCTCGGACCCGCCGACGGCTACGCCGTCGCGGGTCGCGGTCGATGAGACCGCTGTCCGACTGAACGGGGAGTGGTTGTGGGTATATGCTGCAATCGACTGTGACACAAAACTCCTGTTAGACATCGCGGTGTTTGGACGGCGTGGCACTGATCCGGCTGCTGCGTTCCTGCACAATCTCACCGAGAAACACGATTGTTCACACGCTGAGTTTCTCGTTGATGGCTATGGCTATTTGACTGCCCTCTCTCGATTAGGATTGAGCGGTCATCTCAACTACGCCGACCGAAACCACATCGAAAAGTGGTTTCACACCCTCAAGATGCGACTCGACCGCTTTCATTCGTCATGGGTCGGCAGTCGGCCGAGCGTTCGCCAGTGGCTTGCGTCGTTCGTGCATTATTATAACGTTCAAAGACCGCATCAAGCTCTCGATGAACGAACGCCGGTTGAGGAGGAAAACTAGACAGTACCTGATATTAGTTCGTATCGGTGGTCTAGCACCTATGCAAATGGGAATCGGCACATGAACTCCCCCTGAGACGATGGCACTCTGGTACTCCGTGGAGACCGCACACGACGAAAAAGAGCTCGGAAGGGCGCAAACAGAGTAGACAAACGTGTCAACATGGCCATGCACACCAACGAACTACCAGAATAGAATTCTGCGGCCTTGTTGAAACCCTCTGGTGATGACATCTCAGCCCGTTTTGCCGAGATACTTCGCCCTTCCTCTTGAAGACGACGCTCACTAAACCAACTGTAGAGGATTACGGCCAGTCGTCCGGCAACTCGTCCTGATGGTCGCGCATCAATCTGAGGAGCGGCGCGATCTTCTTGAACCGAGCGCCGCGGGTGATAGTACTGGTATCCCGATCCCAATTGATGAATCCTGCGTCGGCCAGTTTTGGGAGATGGGCGTGATAGAGTTGCAGGTGTAGCAGGTCACGCGCGTCACCATCCTCCTCGTGCTCATCAGCAATCGACTCCGAGGTGATGTCGTCCTCGTCCTGCGGATTGTGTTGTGCAACGGCCACGAGAATGCGGCGGCGGTACTTGTGGCTGAGTATCTCGAACAGTTCACTCAGTGAGCCTTCATTCTCCTCGATTGTTTTTGCTGACATTTGCTGATAGCTCTTGTTGCGAAATGCGTCACTTAGTGATGCGTTCCGCGCAGGCGATGCGCGAAGAGAAATGGATGACTGCGAACGGGTACTCCCGTTTCAAGCAGGCCCACCGTTGGAGCTAAACGCACAGTGTGTGCTGGGTTCCGTACGGTGGCTTGGTTCCCGAGAGACAAAAGGTTTGTGAGTATTTAGCATGGCATTCGAGTTGATGTAGAGTAGTTCCAGTAAAGCTACCACCTCTTCACCATCCCGTAATTGTCGGCATCACATCGGTTCGCTAGTGGGCTCAACGACGACGAGCGCCCGCTCGATAGTATGCACGACGCACTTGATCGAAGGAGGCGTAACTTCGGGAGTGAGTCTATCAACCTCCGCTACTCACTCGTTGTGTTTCTCAGCGAGGGTTTCAACAATGCCGTCAAAGCGAGTCTGGGCGATCATCCGAAAGTGGATCTGACCAGGGCTTACCCCTGGGCCTGACGGATGAACTCGTCGAGTGCTTCTTCGACGAGCGCCGCAACCCGTTCACTATATCGCCAGAGTGCAGCGTTGAGTCGCTCTTCGGTCTCGTCGTCGAGGTCGTCTGCTCCACGAAGAACGGAGTCTTTGGTGATCTGTGGGTGGTACACACAGACGACGCCGAGTGAGGTATCCGAACTCGAGGTTCCCGCTGTGTGAATCCCGTACTGATCGGTTCCCCAGACACCATCGCCGCCCTCTCGCTCCAGTTCAGAGTCGAGCGCGTCGAGCAGTTGCATCTCTTCGGACGAGAGGATGGAGTCGTCACCCTCGAACAGTTCAGTGTACGCCTCCATTCGGGCATTTCTCGTCCACTGGTCCAACTGGGACCGCGCACGGAGTACGAGCTGGCGCTCGTCTGGAAATTCGGCCATGGTTCTAGAAGGACCGCCAGGTCAATCAACGTTCGTACGGTGGGTCAGGGCACCAGGAGCGATGATGTGCCTGCGTTAGGTACACAGCCAACCGTTTGATTGTCACGGTAAATCTGTGCTAGAAGACCCGTGACACGCGCTCTTGGCCAGGGTATGACGGGAGGGACGCTCTCTCAGTCGTCGTACAGAACGCTCCCGTTCACTACCTTCTCCAGCGAAGGTGGCCCCCCACGTTATGCACCTAGGCGACCTACAATGGGTCATGACAACAATTGTCTACCGAGGAGTTGATGACACTGTCTCGGAGGATGTCGACGACGAGCAACTGAACTATCGAGAAGACCACTGGCAGATTCATCACGGCGACGACGAGTACACGTACATCCCGAGAGAGCGTGTCTATACGGTGCAGATGAACGACCCGCACGTCATAACAGACGAGTAGACACACGGTGAAGAGAACGCTCTGGAATCAGAATCTGTGCATTTCACACTCCCCAGAAGAACGCGATCCCGACGACAGTGACCACCGACAGGAGCAACTGTAACGGCGCACCAACGCGGATGAAGTCCGAGAACGTGTAGCCACCAGGCCCGTAGACGAAGAGATTCGTCTGGTAGCCGACCGGCGTCATAAATGCCGTCGAGGCGGCAAACGTCACGGCGAGGACGAACGCGAATGCGTTCGCACCGATCGACTGGGCTGCGCTGGCCGCGACAGGAATCATCAACACGACGCTCGCGTTGTTACTGATGACGCTCGTCAACAACCCGGTCGCGAGGTAGAACACCCAGAGGACCCCGATCGGTGGCAGGAATACCGCTGTCGAAGCGACGGCATCGCCGAGCAGTGCCGCAGCCCCGGTTTGCTGCAGGGCGATGCCGAGTGGGATGACGCCTGCGAGCAGGAAGATCACGTTCCACTCGACCGACGAGTAGAGTTCGGTCGGTTTCAGGACGCCGGTGAAGACCATCGCCACGACCCCTGCTAACGCAGAGACGACGATCGGGAGAATGTTTAGTGCTGGCAAGGCGACCACACCAGCAATGATGCCGACCGCGAACGGAATCTTGTCGCTCCGATAGGTCACCTCGTCGAACTCGTGGGCGACGATAAAGTCCTCGTTCTCGACGAGTCGAGTGAGGCTATCGGGCGGTGCCTGCACGAGGAGCGTGTCTCCGACCCGGATACGGATGTCTTCGAACCGGTCTCGGACGACGTCGCCGCGGGTTCTGAAGGCGAGGACGTTCGCGTCGTAGCGCTGTCTGAAGGTCGAACTCGCCAGGGTTTCGCCGACGAGGAACGAACCGGACGGAATGACGACCTCAACGAGGACGGGTTCTTCGTCCTCCGGATGTAGGTCCGTTTCAGTCCGGGGGCCACCTGCCAAAGTGAGTCCTTCCGCATCCATGATCCGTTCGAGCGTCCCCCGGTTCGTCCTGAGTCGGAGCGTGTCGCTCTCGCGGATCTCCTTACGAGCGAGCGGTTCTGAAAAGCGCTCACCGTATCGGATCAGCTGTAACACGTCGATGTCGAGTTCGTTGTCTCCCAGTGCCTCCTCGACCGTCTGCCCGATCAACGACGAGTTCGCTGGCACGACGACGTCTGCGAGGTACTCTTGGAGGGCGTACTCTTCGACGAGGTCTTCGTCGGCGGGAATCCGTTCGGGGAGCAGTCGAACGCCAACCGTCATCAGATAGAGGGAGCCGACCGCGAACACGATGAGACCGAGTTTGGTGAACTCGAACATCCCGAACGCGTGCAGACCAAGTTCGGGAGACTCCGCCCCGAGTTGGGCTGCGATATCGCTCGCGAGGATGTTCGTCGACGTCCCGATGAGTGTCAACGTGCCGCCGAGCATTGAGGCGAACGACAGCGGCATCAGTAATTTCGACGGTGAGGTCTTCCCGTTGTGTGCGAGGTCGTTAATCACCGGGACCAGAATCGCGACGACCGGCGTGTTGTTGACGAGGCCCGAGATGGGGCCGGTGATGCCAATCGTCGCCGCGAGTTGCTTGGGACGGTTGGCCCCCGCGAACGCGGCCATCTTCCGGCCGAGCAGCTGGACGATGCCGGTCCGGTTGATTCCGGTACTCAGGATGAGCATCGCCAGAACGGTGATCGTGGCCGGATTCGCAAATCCCGAGATTCCCTCCCGCGGAGAGATCTGTGTCCACGGTTCGAGTACCATCAACAGCACCATCACCAAGATGGCGGTGACATCGATTGGAAACCACTCCGTGGCGAACAACACGAGCGCGAGCAGAATGAGGGCGAAGACGACGAGCATCTCGGCCGTTACTGACGGGAAGCCGAGACCCTGGACTGCCAACGAAACGGTAGAGAAGACCACACTAAATAGAGACGTTGACGCGGGATAAGGACTGGTATGTACACGAGCGAATTGATTAGAGCAACACTTCGTGCACTGCTTTGGGGTGGAGTCCCGAGGCAGTTCACTCGTCGTCCGTCTCCTGTATTTCCTGTGCCTCTCGAATCACGAGTCGTTCGATTCGAGTATCATCGACAACCTCGACCTGAAGAACGTACCCGTTCGCGTCGATCTGATCGCCCACTTCAGGAACTCTGCCGAGACGACTGAAGACCAATCCACCGATTGTCTCGACGTTGTCGCTCTCGAACCGAGTGTCGAGCCGGTCATTCACGTCCTGAATGGGGACTCCTCCATCGACGACGTACGTCCCGTCGGCTTGCTTCATGATGGATGGCTCTTGGGCTCGTGTGTCGAATTCGTCCTGGATGTCACCGACGATTTCCTCGAGAATATCCTCGATGGTTACTATACCCTCGAAGACACCCCATTCGTCGATTACGACGGCCATCTGTCCTTCCTCACGCGTCTGAAAGTCGGCGAGGACCTCGTCGATCCGTCGCGTCTCCGGGACTGCGAGGATCTCTCGTGCGAGTTCGAGAGCGGTGATCGAGTCACGATCAGCCTCGGTTTCACTCGCTCGCAGGATGTCCTTAGCGTGGACGAATCCGAGCGGCTGGTCGCCGTCCTCGTCGAGCACGAGATAGCGCGTGTAGGTCCCGGCGGCGGCAACCGACCGGAGTTCCGAGAGCGGCATCGAAGCGGGCACGGTTTCCACGTCTGGACGCGGAACCATGACTTCGCGGGCGACCGTATCCCCGAGTTCGAAGACGCTCTCGATCATCTCGACTTCGTCGAGGTCAATGTGCCCCGTCTCCTCCGAGCGGGTGAGGATCATCCGAATCTCAGATTCGGTGTGGGTTTCCTCGCTCTCGGACGCCGGGGAGACACCAGCGAGGCGGGTGAAGTAGTTGGCCGTGCCGTTGAAGACGATGATACCGGGCACGAACACGTAGTAGAAGAATTTCATGAGTGGGGCGACGAGGAGCGCGACACGCGTGGCCTCCTGGATGGCGAACGTCTTCGGCGCGAGTTCGCCGAACACCACGTGGAGGAACGTGATGAAGCCGAATCCCAGGACGAACGCGACGAGGTGGACCGTTCCCGACGGAAGAAACTGGCCGAGGACGGGGTCGATGAGTGCTGCGACGGCCGGTTCACCGATCCAGCCGAGACCAAGCGAGGAGAGCGTGATGCCGAGTTGACTGACAGCCAGATAGTCGTCCAGATTCTGGATGACCTCCTGGACGAGTGCTGCCCCCGGTTTCCCGCGTTCGACGAGTGCGTTCACCTGCGTGGGACGGACTTTGACGAACGCGAACTCCGCAGCGACGAAGACCCCGTTCATGATGACGAGGAAGAAGGCGAGGAGCAGTCCGCCGAGAGAAATCAGATCAACCATACTCGATATTGGACGCCTGGACACTTGTAGGAACGGATACGTACTCGGCTTCTGCGGTCAGCGTTTCGACGAATCGCTAGTGACTGGGA is drawn from Halorussus halophilus and contains these coding sequences:
- a CDS encoding bacterio-opsin activator domain-containing protein; its protein translation is MADSGRITDEDVLEVFEQVADPTESLSTSEVADALDCARRTAYAKLNALTESGQLQTKKVGGQVRIWWQPLGEEKPKQSDDQSQAIPELTDEHVLELEFHSEQLGEAVLEAGGSDVQISVDGVVFRDDGTQLQYWTITDINVNTFVDLITDRPTVLETRLLSTVEDTFRMELLATSDSLFAAFDAFDGRMAEVSLNEKTIQISGEFPTTVDVDAVIEAVQDVYPDLELTGQRLVYTPRLFRTVVEDRLTDRQWMALRIAYYAGYFNRQRASTGDELADRMGVSRQTFHQHLRAGEYLVFQILMEGFNDEEEEMHIDGTTETD
- a CDS encoding HalOD1 output domain-containing protein produces the protein MRKNQPIHNDANTVGSDPWVADKVGYDPQTKSYHTRHDWESDEPISLTVVRTIAVAAGSSPETMEPLYSVINPDELEALLSSAGETDIEVQFTYDRWPVTVSNSGDIIVHEPI
- a CDS encoding thiamine ABC transporter substrate-binding protein gives rise to the protein MDRRRFLTVAGSVSGSIVSGCVSSSQSDGASTTTGAKESLEGTLTVATYENFVDAPSSSPSPWIKNAFEKQYPDVTLKWTAPKNAFNHYVQRRQQNAEIDADVYIGLKVPDLVRINQKLSKPLFDPVETSRLSNYDHIKSGYEFTPDDRVLPAFTGYQSFVYNGYEIDAPKTLEALTEPEYQGALTVQNAQTDNTGLYFLLWTIKEMGEDGYRDYWRDLLENDVQILESWGEVYTAFTSGETNIITSFSNDQVYAKRAGQDLTKHQVALPGGHGYTFISGMGKFATSEQSALATAFMDFMLTPTAQGKLAELNVSFPITDHADVPTVFDEYAKKPSEPLRYTYDELDENLDTWQDEWARFVVNH
- a CDS encoding thiamine-binding protein; this encodes MTVFGMFRVTPITEDDITEEVVTAIKTIEEYDVDYRTNSMATVVEADTVDELLAAIGAAHEAVPGDRVSTLVQIDDLRTKEMKACEKMDAVEDELGREARGTRD
- a CDS encoding IS6 family transposase — its product is MQAANLLKKSLDTTTLECCQRERTATPVRAFAVRLHAAGLSLRETAAILGLFGVEWSHGAVWQWVHRLADSVSDPPTATPSRVAVDETAVRLNGEWLWVYAAIDCDTKLLLDIAVFGRRGTDPAAAFLHNLTEKHDCSHAEFLVDGYGYLTALSRLGLSGHLNYADRNHIEKWFHTLKMRLDRFHSSWVGSRPSVRQWLASFVHYYNVQRPHQALDERTPVEEEN
- a CDS encoding DUF7344 domain-containing protein yields the protein MSAKTIEENEGSLSELFEILSHKYRRRILVAVAQHNPQDEDDITSESIADEHEEDGDARDLLHLQLYHAHLPKLADAGFINWDRDTSTITRGARFKKIAPLLRLMRDHQDELPDDWP
- a CDS encoding DUF7539 family protein encodes the protein MAEFPDERQLVLRARSQLDQWTRNARMEAYTELFEGDDSILSSEEMQLLDALDSELEREGGDGVWGTDQYGIHTAGTSSSDTSLGVVCVYHPQITKDSVLRGADDLDDETEERLNAALWRYSERVAALVEEALDEFIRQAQG
- a CDS encoding SLC13 family permease, whose product is MVFSTVSLAVQGLGFPSVTAEMLVVFALILLALVLFATEWFPIDVTAILVMVLLMVLEPWTQISPREGISGFANPATITVLAMLILSTGINRTGIVQLLGRKMAAFAGANRPKQLAATIGITGPISGLVNNTPVVAILVPVINDLAHNGKTSPSKLLMPLSFASMLGGTLTLIGTSTNILASDIAAQLGAESPELGLHAFGMFEFTKLGLIVFAVGSLYLMTVGVRLLPERIPADEDLVEEYALQEYLADVVVPANSSLIGQTVEEALGDNELDIDVLQLIRYGERFSEPLARKEIRESDTLRLRTNRGTLERIMDAEGLTLAGGPRTETDLHPEDEEPVLVEVVIPSGSFLVGETLASSTFRQRYDANVLAFRTRGDVVRDRFEDIRIRVGDTLLVQAPPDSLTRLVENEDFIVAHEFDEVTYRSDKIPFAVGIIAGVVALPALNILPIVVSALAGVVAMVFTGVLKPTELYSSVEWNVIFLLAGVIPLGIALQQTGAAALLGDAVASTAVFLPPIGVLWVFYLATGLLTSVISNNASVVLMIPVAASAAQSIGANAFAFVLAVTFAASTAFMTPVGYQTNLFVYGPGGYTFSDFIRVGAPLQLLLSVVTVVGIAFFWGV
- a CDS encoding hemolysin family protein; protein product: MVDLISLGGLLLAFFLVIMNGVFVAAEFAFVKVRPTQVNALVERGKPGAALVQEVIQNLDDYLAVSQLGITLSSLGLGWIGEPAVAALIDPVLGQFLPSGTVHLVAFVLGFGFITFLHVVFGELAPKTFAIQEATRVALLVAPLMKFFYYVFVPGIIVFNGTANYFTRLAGVSPASESEETHTESEIRMILTRSEETGHIDLDEVEMIESVFELGDTVAREVMVPRPDVETVPASMPLSELRSVAAAGTYTRYLVLDEDGDQPLGFVHAKDILRASETEADRDSITALELAREILAVPETRRIDEVLADFQTREEGQMAVVIDEWGVFEGIVTIEDILEEIVGDIQDEFDTRAQEPSIMKQADGTYVVDGGVPIQDVNDRLDTRFESDNVETIGGLVFSRLGRVPEVGDQIDANGYVLQVEVVDDTRIERLVIREAQEIQETDDE